The Couchioplanes caeruleus sequence GCCTGTTCCCTGGTCCGGCCCGGCGTTCCCCGGAGCGTGTGGTTGTCGCCGCGGGAGTCGATCGCCCTCGTTCTCCGGAGCGTGCGGGACGGCGAGCGGGTCGCCGACCCGAAGCCGGCCGCCCTCGGGGTGGGTCGACGGTCCCGACGACGGCGTCGTGACCGGAGTCAGACCACGCGGAAGTCCGTGACGAAGGAAGCGACCTCTCCCTCCGCCGTCCGGCCGACAAAGGTGGCATACGCGCCTTCTCCCCAGCCGGTGCTCACCGCCACCACGCCGGCCCCGGTCGCGGGATCGGTGATCGCGCGGAGCGCGCCCGGCGCCGGAGGGCTTGGCTCCGGGAGGAAGACCCGCTCGACGCGCGCATAGGTCCAGGTCTTCAGCGCGGCCAGGGCGCACTCGTCGGCTAGCGTGCCGATGCCCGAATCGACCGGGTAAGCCCAGAAGCCGTCCTCGTCGAGTAGGGCCCGATCCGCGTCGGGCACGGCGGCAGGCTCCCACGCGACGACCGGTTCGTCGCGAATGGCGAGGTGCAGCGCGGCCGTCCGCCGATCCGACTCTGGCCGGTCGCGGGCGAGCGATGCCCGGTCGCGGGTGGGTGATCCGGACGGCGGGGAACCGGAGGCGAGGGCGGCGGCCGGGTGCACCACGGCCACCCAGGCCCGCAGGGGATACCGTCCCGGCGGGACGGTGACGGTGAACGGCGGCGTCTCGCCCGGATGCACCAGGGGATCGCACGCGACCACGCGACCGGTGGGCAGGGTCACGTCACCGAGCGGGACCCCGGTCAGGCGGTAGTCGCAGGCGTCGTCGACGTGTCGAGCGCCCTCGACCAGCAGCCGATTCAGCATCTCGCCGATATCCACAGCCATGCCGGGAGGGTATCGGCGACCACCGACAGAATCGCGTGGCCGGCCGGCGCCCCGGAGAGCGGCGCGGTGGGCGTGAACGGGGTGGCGCGACCACGTTCGGCACGGCACCCCGTTCGCGGCGCGGCTCAGGTGCGAGCCGGGGACCAGGCGCGGTAGTAGACGCGTGCCTCGTATCCGCTTCGGCTCAGGTGCCAGCCGAGGTCGTCGACGTCGAGGATCTCGGGGCGGCCGGCCAGCCAGGTGGCCGCCATGCCCAGGGTCTCGGCCGGGGTCGCGCCGGTGAAGGTCATGCAGCGGGCCCCGGTGTCGCCGGGCGCGGGTGCGTGGCGGGGGAGTGCCTGCGCCGTCATGGTCGGCTCGGGGCCGGTGACCACGGCGGTCGCTCCGATCGCCCGGCCGTCGCGGACGCCCTGGACGAACCAGTCGTTGATCGTCTCGTCGTGCTCGACGGCCCAGCCGCTGACCGAGCCGACGTCGGCGGCGATCGCGTGCTTGGCGTTGTCGAGGGCGGCATCCAGGGTGGCGAGCTCGAAATCCTCGCCGTTGTACTCGACCCGGTACGTCATGCCGCCCCCGATACCCGGTCACCGCCGGAAGTAGGCCTGTGAGGGAGCCGTCACGCCGCGTCGGCGTGCAGGGAGCGGGCGAGGTCGGCGCGCAGTTCGTCGGCGTCGACCCCGCGTTCCGCCAGGATCTGCGCGCCTGGGCCCCGCTCCTCGCGGAGGACGCCCAGCATGATGTGCTCGGGCGCGATGTAGTTGTGCTTGAGGCGGATCGCTTCCCGCAGGGACAGCTCCAGCACCTTCTTGGCCCGCGGCGAAAAGGGGATGTGGCCGGTGCCCCGCCGGAACAGGCCCTTGCGCTTCGGTGCGGGCTCGCGGGGCAGGTTCAGCGCGCCCGGCCCGAAGTTCTCCTCGATGGCCCGCCGGACCGCGTCCAGGTCGATGCCGATGGCCCGCAGGGCCTCGCGGTCGGCGGCGTCGGCGTCGGTCGCGGCCGTGCCGGTGTCCCCGCCGGCCCGACGGATGATCTCGGCGCGGGCGTAGCCGGCGTCGACCTGCTTCTCTCGCAGCGCCGGCGCCGAGGCGACCGGCCCGGCGGGGTCGGCCAGCAGGGCGAGCAGCACGTGCTCGGTGCCGATCGGTGCGTGGCCCAGCTCGCGGGCCTCGGCCTGGGCGCGGATGACCGTTTCCCGGGCGGCGCGGGTGAATCGCTCGAACATCTCAGTCCTCCCGGAGATCCTGCATCGGCACGCGGCCCGCGTGTTTCTTGTGTACGCCCTGGCGGGTCACCTCGAGGGCGTCCGCGATTTCCTGCCAGGACCAGCCTTTCCGGCGCGCGTTGGCCACCTGCAGGTGCTCCAGGCCCTCGAGCAGGCGGCGCAGCGCCACCACCGCGCGCAGCCCGACCCGGGGGTCGGCGCTGCCCGCGGCGGCGGCGAGGTCGGTCGCTTCCGTCATGCATGTCAACCTACGTTGACACGACGAGGATGTCAACCCAGGTTGACACCGCGGGCACGGAAAGGCGCAGGCGTGAGGAAAGCGCGGAGTGGGGGAAGGCGCGGCTGCGGGCAAGCGCGGGGCGGGGGCTAGCGCGGGGCGGGGGCTAGCGCGGGTGCGGGCTGGCGCGGGGCGTGGGGATGGGCGAGGCGCGGGGTAGAGCGGGGGCGGGCACGGGGAGAGCGCGGACACGGGAAAGGGGGCCGGTCGGCGCGACCGGCCCCCTTTCCACCCCTCATGCGCCGAAGGTCAACTCCATGCCCGACTGCGGCGTGTAGGACATGGTCAGTTCGATGGGAATCGCCGCCGGGGCCGCGATCGAGAACGGCACGCCCGCGGGGTCGAGCAGCTCGGCGTACGTGCCGAAGCCCATCGCGGTGGCACCGGAGACGACGGTCGCGCCGTAGGCCCGGGCGTCTTCCAGCGTCTCGACGCAGTCGGCGACCTGGAACGCGGCCCGCCACCAGCTCCCGCCGCGGGACGGGGCGAGCCCGGCCATCGCGTCGTGGGCGGTGGTGATCCATTCGCCTCGGGTGCCGTCGCTGCCGTACTCGTCGCGTAGCAGCCAGCCGAACGCCTGGCCGTAGAAGTTGGCCGCGGCCACCGCGTCGTCGGTGAGCAGTTCCGGGAAGGTCATGGTGCTCGGCTCGCCGCCGAGCTGGGTTCCCGTGAAGCCGCGCGGCTCCCAGATGCCCAGCCGCGCGCCGGCGGGGTCGGCGATGACGGCGCTGCGGCCGCCGTTGTGGTCGGCCGGCTCGCTGACCAGCGAGCCGCCCGCCTCGCGCACCCGCATGATCGAGGACTCGAGGTTGTGCTCGGTGAGGTAGGTCATCCAGCCCACCGGCCGGTCGGCGCGGACGCGAGTGAGCCCGGCGACGGCGCGTCCCTGGAGCGTGAACCGGTCACCGGCCAATTCCCAGCCGAAGAGGCGGGTGTAGAAGTCCGCCGCCCGGGCGGGATCCGCACTCGCCAGCTCGACCCAGCAGGGTGTCCCCGGCGCAAAGCCCCGTATACGCATCGGCCGCACCTTTCGTCGCTCCATCGTGGATCACCTGCTGCGGAGGAGGTGCCGCCACTTTACAGCCATGAATAC is a genomic window containing:
- a CDS encoding DUF4241 domain-containing protein; its protein translation is MAVDIGEMLNRLLVEGARHVDDACDYRLTGVPLGDVTLPTGRVVACDPLVHPGETPPFTVTVPPGRYPLRAWVAVVHPAAALASGSPPSGSPTRDRASLARDRPESDRRTAALHLAIRDEPVVAWEPAAVPDADRALLDEDGFWAYPVDSGIGTLADECALAALKTWTYARVERVFLPEPSPPAPGALRAITDPATGAGVVAVSTGWGEGAYATFVGRTAEGEVASFVTDFRVV
- a CDS encoding Clp protease N-terminal domain-containing protein, with amino-acid sequence MFERFTRAARETVIRAQAEARELGHAPIGTEHVLLALLADPAGPVASAPALREKQVDAGYARAEIIRRAGGDTGTAATDADAADREALRAIGIDLDAVRRAIEENFGPGALNLPREPAPKRKGLFRRGTGHIPFSPRAKKVLELSLREAIRLKHNYIAPEHIMLGVLREERGPGAQILAERGVDADELRADLARSLHADAA
- a CDS encoding helix-turn-helix domain-containing protein, yielding MTEATDLAAAAGSADPRVGLRAVVALRRLLEGLEHLQVANARRKGWSWQEIADALEVTRQGVHKKHAGRVPMQDLRED
- a CDS encoding VOC family protein translates to MRIRGFAPGTPCWVELASADPARAADFYTRLFGWELAGDRFTLQGRAVAGLTRVRADRPVGWMTYLTEHNLESSIMRVREAGGSLVSEPADHNGGRSAVIADPAGARLGIWEPRGFTGTQLGGEPSTMTFPELLTDDAVAAANFYGQAFGWLLRDEYGSDGTRGEWITTAHDAMAGLAPSRGGSWWRAAFQVADCVETLEDARAYGATVVSGATAMGFGTYAELLDPAGVPFSIAAPAAIPIELTMSYTPQSGMELTFGA